The proteins below come from a single Papaver somniferum cultivar HN1 chromosome 11, ASM357369v1, whole genome shotgun sequence genomic window:
- the LOC113321223 gene encoding uncharacterized protein LOC113321223, whose translation MGYKRVWYTLAVIFSLCLSYSSSSFGQTMNNNISAAHSLDILLQKYAFKELLVHNRRTGSLYHSVLPTNLTGIRVSVVRLRSGSFWIRGANFSNFRIPPRVKPIPYVKRLAIVYQNLGNLSSHYYNVPGNYSMVTPVIGFIVYNATNLNNVNGMKKLANLTTTRNSISIHFRLPSGLNISQAKCVKFNEDGSPHFSEMKHPNICLTNDQGHFAVVTVRPEPHPEKKKKDKRLLVWLIVSIVFGVFALLFIGVLGFVVYRIVKMRRIGAMENEAENGEAFDTIWVGNSKLPSATSMRTNPIIEYSESAPY comes from the coding sequence ATGGGGTACAAAAGGGTATGGTACACATTAGCAGTGATTTTCTCATTATgtctttcttattcttcatcttcatttggGCAGACCATGAACAACAACATCTCTGCAGCTCATTCATTAGATATTCTTCTTCAAAAATATGCATTCAAGGAATTATTAGTCCATAACCGTAGGACTGGTTCTCTCTACCATTCGGTTCTTCCTACAAATTTAACGGGCATTAGAGTATCGGTTGTCCGCTTAAGAAGCGGTAGTTTTTGGATTAGAGGAGCGAATTTTAGCAATTTTCGTATACCACCAAGAGTTAAACCAATTCCATATGTGAAGAGATTAGCCATAGTTTATCAAAATTTAGGGAATTTATCTTCTCATTATTACAATGTACCTGGTAATTATTCAATGGTTACTCCTGTTATTGGTTTCATTGTATACAATGCCACCAATTTAAACAACGTCAACGGGATGAAAAAGCTGGCGAATCTCACCACCACGAGGAACTCGATATCGATTCATTTTAGGTTGCCGTCCGGGTTGAATATTTCGCAGGCCAAATGTGTTAAGTTTAATGAAGATGGGTCTCCACATTTTAGTGAAATGAAGCATCCGAATATTTGTTTGACAAATGATCAAGGTCATTTTGCGGTTGTGACCGTGCGTCCGGAGCCGCatccggagaagaagaagaaagacaagAGGTTGTTGGTGTGGTTGATTGTAAGTATTGTTTTTGGAGTATTTGCATTGTTGTTTATTGGAGTGCTTGGGTTTGTGGTTTATAGAATTGTGAAGATGAGAAGAATTGGTGCAATGGAAAATGAAGCTGAAAATGGTGAAGCATTTGATACAATATGGGTTGGCAACAGTAAATTGCCTTCAGCTACATCAATGAGAACAAATCCTATTATTGAGTATTCTGAATCAGCTCCTTATTGA